In one Conger conger chromosome 5, fConCon1.1, whole genome shotgun sequence genomic region, the following are encoded:
- the nhsl1b gene encoding NHS-like protein 1 isoform X4, with product MRRDRSSGSFRKDGREKATSIPRALSWLGLSTLSRQTRRIFHSQGELVIGQQGQDDDDWIYRPQHRKAVSNLDEESRWTVHYTAPWHQQENVFLPGNRPPCVEDLHRQAKVNLKTALRECDKLRKDGFRSSQYYSQGPIFSSSLSNSSLQDIDDYDKKSTASSAEDDKLYPSRPLTPLMGGGQNFATPLPTPEQKMREQAQAVPTDIIPINVSGETFDRQASVRRSLVNTDTVVRRSKKVKRRKTISGVPDNIQKELAGKGPEDFRAQSMYIPGQFSTLGRVGSMNSSLRRSETRDSSCQTEEVKIVPPSVRRIRAQRGQGIAAQMASLSASSSGSISAASFDCTDARTPYAYAPQLNGGGARFHSLPRQGARVSLSSEANYSSAPYRPEDCLVGGQGQSRQIAKLQADETVVHLRNSPRTGTMPRPKSQQEVRRVQGDPAPLLVSPHAAYSTSLIPNATLSSTAQVITLHTTGHTQMDRPVGAQPLAPLRGEMGSQCSEPDAPSESSCCSDGSFQNSATSAADQWVYDTAENVLPKRPLTSSCSTPINHLYNSLERPSNCTDSGSLCSIDNDGYYTSMRLDSGLKSRSQGNISATRHSMYECQQQHYGSQDERASLYSNRSLSRSISLRKAKKPPLPPARTDSLRRKPKKTASNGAALNETLIASLQQSLQQGGLKDRVATSSPSQSPCSDYEDPWVLRPRSQSSASAGSSGVSANVYSLCPVTPPQSDTSSLRSDYVEWGCYAELPRSPLARSVSVGGTPRGSLGNGPQDPLPLPLPLPQDTPKPKAATTSSPDRVHRLTSPSSGYSSQSNTPTAGTPVPSFVRALSPAGARPKPKVPERKSSLLSSMSISSSSTSLSSNTSDSARTPVPPPSLPVLPLTPNFSPPALPQPVTPETAKSPPLYGSSPEFPSPPPEVMMDAVRPVNNVVIPPPPPPLPSSAPIVPPPLPLSPTAPPTVTPLALKSLKETLKSVTLLDVNHSPNGVKKPGLDHPGSTVPLITAQALQMVQLRSVKKPERLQSAEATTSAQETRDGNDSPNATPEVPKKPEPPTVLLLPSCATPTLNGTHKPPTPVKFLRDLPKSSIPETTPGAAASTDPPRDATPLGQAPLPSEPADDPLLSAHIDPESSPVVSPNDTVPIPAPKQKPPVTAKKPKLSLLASPPPTPPKSSAETPPKVLPQTPTPPKPTLLEEEQLHSEVALNSQNGTPSPRTAQLEGTEETDSRTSTPPTQSRESLLSELSANILQAAHDPSITPVAQELPLNSDESTSEGDGHGNADGDADIDGDRDVDADADADGDGASSTTGSVSSKDEESGEVFDSSTANSAPAASTNGDALEDMVTPTRPRTTEDLFAAIHRSKRKVLGRKESEEDRSRGHSPSPPVTPTGPSQALTSSLPRPSGPIQRSLRKSATSSDSFKALLLRKGSRTETSFRMSAAEMLRSTDPRFQRTRSESSLDPCPDSPGRGSRRAQEDWARCEGALPRPSGASSPSSSSKYGRARAPPMAASSKYNARSRILSSPMTVIREGEGELGEAADSLDLPADLAAALCGESS from the exons AATGCGATAAGCTGAGGAAGGATGGCTTTCGCAGTTCACAGTACTACTCCCAGGGCCCAATCTTCTCCAGCTCCCTGTCCAACAGTAGCCTGCAGGACATCGACGACTATGACAAGAAG TCCACAGCGTCATCGGCAGAAGACGATAAGCTGTACCCCTCGagacccctcacccccctcatgGGGGGTGGGCAGAATTTTGCCACGCCTTTGCCCACCCCAGAGCAGAAGATGAGGGAACAGGCCCAGGCTGTGCCCACTGACATCATCCCCATTAATGTCTCAG GGGAGACTTTTGACCGGCAGGCCAGTGTTCGACGCTCCTTAGttaacactgacactgtggTCAGGAGGTCCAAGAAGGTCAAAAGGAGAAAGACAATATCAGGGGTCCCCGACAACATCCAGAAGGAACTAG CAGGGAAAGGACCTGAAGATTTTCGGGCTCAGTCGATGTACATCCCCGGTCAGTTCTCCACGCTGGGCCGTGTGGGAAGCATGAACTCGTCACTCCGACGCTCCGAAACACGAGACTCCAGCTGCCAGACGGAGGAGGTGAAGATTGTGCCGCCCTCCGTAAGGCGGATCCGGGCACAGAGGGGCCAAGGCATCGCTGCCCAGATGGCCAGCCTCTCGGCCTCTTCTTCCGGAAGCATCTCTGCTGCCAGCTTTGACTGCACCGATGCGAGGACGCCCTATGCGTATGCACCCCAGCTTAATGGGGGTGGTGCACGTTTCCACAGCCTGCCCCGCCAGGGGGCACGTGTCTCCCTGAGCTCCGAGGCCAATTACAGCAGCGCCCCTTATAGACCGGAGGACTGCCTTGTGGGTGGTCAGGGTCAGTCCCGGCAGATCGCCAAGCTTCAGGCCGATGAGACGGTTGTGCACCTGAGGAACAGCCCCAGGACCGGAACGATGCCTCGTCCCAAGTCCCAGCAGGAAGTGCGGAGAGTGCAGGGGGACCCTGCTCCCCTCCTGGTCTCCCCTCATGCCGCCTACTCCACCTCACTGATACCCAATGCCACCTTGTCCAGCACTGCCCAGGTCATCACTCTTCACACCACTGGGCACACGCAGATGGACCGGCCAGTTGGGGCTCAGCCCCTAGCCCCACTCCGAGGAGAGATGGGTTCACAGTGCAGCGAACCAGACGCCCCCAGCGAGTCCAGCTGCTGCTCAGATGGGAGCTTCCAGAACTCTGCCACCTCCGCCGCAGACCAGTGGGTCTATGACACTGCAGAGAACGTCCTACCCAAGAGGCCCCTGACATCAAGCTGCTCCACTCCTATAAACCACCTGTACAACAGTCTGGAGCGGCCCTCAAACTGCACAGACTCGGGCTCGCTGTGCTCCATAGACAACGACGGCTACTACACCTCCATGCGCCTGGACTCCGGGCTCAAGTCCCGTAGCCAGGGCAACATCTCTGCCACCCGTCACAGCATGTATGAGTGCCAGCAGCAGCACTATGGCAGTCAGGACGAACGCGCCAGTCTCTACAGCAACAGGTCGCTCTCCCGCAGCATCTCCCTCCGCAAGGCCAAGAAGCCCCCGCTCCCGCCCGCCCGGACCGACTCGCTCCGCCGCAAGCCAAAGAAGACCGCCAGCAACGGGGCGGCGTTGAACGAGACGCTGATTGCCAGCCTGCAGCAGTCCCTGCAGCAGGGGGGCCTGAAGGACCGGGTGGccacctcttccccctctcagaGCCCCTGCAGCGATTATGAGGACCCCTGGGTGCTGCGGCCGAGAAGCCAGAGCAGTGCCAGCGCTGGGAGCAGCGGGGTGTCAGCCAACGTCTACTCACTGTGTCCAGTCACACCCCCGCAGAGCGACACCAGCAGTCTGCGGTCTGACTATGTGGAGTGGGGCTGTTATGCCGAACTGCCACGGTCACCACTTGCCCGGTCCGTCAGCGTCGGCGGAACCCCCCGAGGGAGCCTAGGGAACGGGCCTCAGGATCCCCTCCCCTTGCCTCTGCCACTGCCCCAGGACACTCCCAAGCCCAAGGCAGCCACAACGTCCTCCCCCGACCGGGTGCACCGGTTGACCTCGCCCTCCAGCGGCTATTCCAGCCAGTCCAACACGCCTACGGCCGGCACACCCGTGCCCTCCTTTGTGAGAGCACTTTCCCCAGCAGGGGCACGGCCCAAACCTAAGGTGCCTGAGAGGAAGTCCTCCCTGCTCTCCTCCATGTCCATTTCCTCCTCTTCTACATCCCTCTCCTCCAACACCTCCGATTCAGCCCGGacccctgtccctcccccttcccttccAGTCCTTCCACTGACCCCCAACTTCtcacccccagccctgcctcagCCTGTAACCCCTGAGACAGCGAAGAGCCCGCCCCTATATGGGTCATCCCCTGAATTCCCATCCCCTCCTCCAGAGGTGATGATGGACGCCGTCCGGCCAGTCAACAATGTGGTCattcctcctccaccccctccccttccttctAGTGCCCCTATTGTGCCCCCACCCCTGCCACTATCCCCTACAGCTCCACCGACAGTCACTCCCCTCGCCCTGAAGAGCCTGAAAGAGACCCTCAAATCCGTAACCTTATTGGATGTCAACCATTCGCCCAATGGGGTGAAGAAACCAGGCCTCGATCACCCTGGATCCACAGTGCCCCTGATCACTGCCCAAGCTCTGCAGATGGTCCAGCTGCGGTCTGTGAAGAAGCCGGAGAGACTTCAAAGTGCTGAAGCGACCACAAGTGCTCAGGAAACCAGGGATGGGAATGACTCCCCAAACGCCACACCAGAGGTGCCTAAAAAGCCAGAGCCCCCTACGGTACTGCTGCTGCCTTCCTgtgccacccccaccctaaaTGGGACACACAAGCCTCCCACGCCCGTCAAGTTCCTGAGGGACCTCCCCAAAAGCAGTATCCCAGAGACCACGCCTGGCGCTGCTGCCAGCACTGACCCCCCCAGGGATGCCACTCCTCTGGGACAGGCACCCCTGCCCTCAGAGCCTGCTGACGACCCCTTGCTCTCTGCCCACATTGATCCCGAAAGTTCTCCCGTGGTGAGCCCAAATGACACAGTACCCATTCCCGCACCCAAACAAAAGCCACCAGTCACCGCCAAGAAACCCAAGCTGTCCTTGTTGGCATCCCCTCCTCCGACTCCGCCCAAGTCGTCAGCAGAGACTCCACCTAAGGTCCTGCCCCAGACTCCGACTCCACCCAAGCCCACCCTGCTGGAGGAAGAGCAGCTCCATTCAGAGGTGGCCCTCAACTCTCAGAATGGGACACCCAGCCCCAGGACAGCCCAGCTGGAGGGCACAGAGGAGACGGATTCTAGAACGTCTACCCCTCCGACTCAGAGCAGGGAGTCCCTCCTCAGCGAGCTCTCGGCCAACATCCTGCAGGCCGCCCATGACCCCTCCATCACCCCGGTTGCTCAGGAGCTCCCACTCAACAGTGACGAGAGCACCTCAGAAGGAGACGGACATGGAAATGCAGATGGAGATGCAGATATAGATGGAGACAGAGATGTAGATGCGGATGCAGATGCAGATGGAGATGGCGCCAGCAGCACCACAGGCTCAGTCAGTTCTAAAGATGAGGAAAGCG GTGAGGTGTTCGACTCCAGCACAGCCAACTCGGCGCCGGCCGCCAGCACCAACGGAGACGCGCTGGAGGACATGGTGACGCCCACCCGCCCACGCACCACCGAAGACCTGTTTGCCGCCATTCACAG GTCCAAAAGGAAGGTTCTGGGCCGGAAAGAATCGGAGGAGGATCGGTCGCGAGGCCACTCCCCGTCGCCGCCGGTCACCCCCACGGGCCCGTCCCAGGCCCTGACGTCGTCTCTGCCCCGCCCGTCCGGCCCAATCCAGCGTAGCCTGCGCAAGTCGGCCACCAGCAGCGACAGCTTCAAAGCCCTCCTGCTGCGGAAAGGCAGCCGCACAGAAACCAGCTTCCGCATGTCCGCCGCCGAGATGCTCCGCAGCACCGACCCGCGGTTCCAGCGCACGCGCTCAGAGTCCTCGCTGGACCCCTGCCCCGACTCGCCCGGCCGCGGCTCCCGCAGGGCCCAGGAGGACTGGGCCCGCTGCGAGGGCGCCCTGCCCCGCCCGTCAGGGGCCTCCAGCCCCTCCTCGTCCTCTAAGTACGGCCGGGCCCGGGCCCCGCCCATGGCCGCCAGCAGCAAGTACAACGCCCGCAGCCGCATCCTCAGCAGCCCCATGACGGTGATCCGCGAGGGCGAGGGCGAGCTGGGGGAGGCGGCCGACTCACTGGACCTCCCCGCGGACCTCGCTGCCGCTCTGTGCGGGGAGAGCAGCTAG
- the nhsl1b gene encoding NHS-like protein 1 isoform X6 gives MFCLKAVSNLDEESRWTVHYTAPWHQQENVFLPGNRPPCVEDLHRQAKVNLKTALRECDKLRKDGFRSSQYYSQGPIFSSSLSNSSLQDIDDYDKKSTASSAEDDKLYPSRPLTPLMGGGQNFATPLPTPEQKMREQAQAVPTDIIPINVSGETFDRQASVRRSLVNTDTVVRRSKKVKRRKTISGVPDNIQKELAGKGPEDFRAQSMYIPGQFSTLGRVGSMNSSLRRSETRDSSCQTEEVKIVPPSVRRIRAQRGQGIAAQMASLSASSSGSISAASFDCTDARTPYAYAPQLNGGGARFHSLPRQGARVSLSSEANYSSAPYRPEDCLVGGQGQSRQIAKLQADETVVHLRNSPRTGTMPRPKSQQEVRRVQGDPAPLLVSPHAAYSTSLIPNATLSSTAQVITLHTTGHTQMDRPVGAQPLAPLRGEMGSQCSEPDAPSESSCCSDGSFQNSATSAADQWVYDTAENVLPKRPLTSSCSTPINHLYNSLERPSNCTDSGSLCSIDNDGYYTSMRLDSGLKSRSQGNISATRHSMYECQQQHYGSQDERASLYSNRSLSRSISLRKAKKPPLPPARTDSLRRKPKKTASNGAALNETLIASLQQSLQQGGLKDRVATSSPSQSPCSDYEDPWVLRPRSQSSASAGSSGVSANVYSLCPVTPPQSDTSSLRSDYVEWGCYAELPRSPLARSVSVGGTPRGSLGNGPQDPLPLPLPLPQDTPKPKAATTSSPDRVHRLTSPSSGYSSQSNTPTAGTPVPSFVRALSPAGARPKPKVPERKSSLLSSMSISSSSTSLSSNTSDSARTPVPPPSLPVLPLTPNFSPPALPQPVTPETAKSPPLYGSSPEFPSPPPEVMMDAVRPVNNVVIPPPPPPLPSSAPIVPPPLPLSPTAPPTVTPLALKSLKETLKSVTLLDVNHSPNGVKKPGLDHPGSTVPLITAQALQMVQLRSVKKPERLQSAEATTSAQETRDGNDSPNATPEVPKKPEPPTVLLLPSCATPTLNGTHKPPTPVKFLRDLPKSSIPETTPGAAASTDPPRDATPLGQAPLPSEPADDPLLSAHIDPESSPVVSPNDTVPIPAPKQKPPVTAKKPKLSLLASPPPTPPKSSAETPPKVLPQTPTPPKPTLLEEEQLHSEVALNSQNGTPSPRTAQLEGTEETDSRTSTPPTQSRESLLSELSANILQAAHDPSITPVAQELPLNSDESTSEGDGHGNADGDADIDGDRDVDADADADGDGASSTTGSVSSKDEESGEVFDSSTANSAPAASTNGDALEDMVTPTRPRTTEDLFAAIHRSKRKVLGRKESEEDRSRGHSPSPPVTPTGPSQALTSSLPRPSGPIQRSLRKSATSSDSFKALLLRKGSRTETSFRMSAAEMLRSTDPRFQRTRSESSLDPCPDSPGRGSRRAQEDWARCEGALPRPSGASSPSSSSKYGRARAPPMAASSKYNARSRILSSPMTVIREGEGELGEAADSLDLPADLAAALCGESS, from the exons AATGCGATAAGCTGAGGAAGGATGGCTTTCGCAGTTCACAGTACTACTCCCAGGGCCCAATCTTCTCCAGCTCCCTGTCCAACAGTAGCCTGCAGGACATCGACGACTATGACAAGAAG TCCACAGCGTCATCGGCAGAAGACGATAAGCTGTACCCCTCGagacccctcacccccctcatgGGGGGTGGGCAGAATTTTGCCACGCCTTTGCCCACCCCAGAGCAGAAGATGAGGGAACAGGCCCAGGCTGTGCCCACTGACATCATCCCCATTAATGTCTCAG GGGAGACTTTTGACCGGCAGGCCAGTGTTCGACGCTCCTTAGttaacactgacactgtggTCAGGAGGTCCAAGAAGGTCAAAAGGAGAAAGACAATATCAGGGGTCCCCGACAACATCCAGAAGGAACTAG CAGGGAAAGGACCTGAAGATTTTCGGGCTCAGTCGATGTACATCCCCGGTCAGTTCTCCACGCTGGGCCGTGTGGGAAGCATGAACTCGTCACTCCGACGCTCCGAAACACGAGACTCCAGCTGCCAGACGGAGGAGGTGAAGATTGTGCCGCCCTCCGTAAGGCGGATCCGGGCACAGAGGGGCCAAGGCATCGCTGCCCAGATGGCCAGCCTCTCGGCCTCTTCTTCCGGAAGCATCTCTGCTGCCAGCTTTGACTGCACCGATGCGAGGACGCCCTATGCGTATGCACCCCAGCTTAATGGGGGTGGTGCACGTTTCCACAGCCTGCCCCGCCAGGGGGCACGTGTCTCCCTGAGCTCCGAGGCCAATTACAGCAGCGCCCCTTATAGACCGGAGGACTGCCTTGTGGGTGGTCAGGGTCAGTCCCGGCAGATCGCCAAGCTTCAGGCCGATGAGACGGTTGTGCACCTGAGGAACAGCCCCAGGACCGGAACGATGCCTCGTCCCAAGTCCCAGCAGGAAGTGCGGAGAGTGCAGGGGGACCCTGCTCCCCTCCTGGTCTCCCCTCATGCCGCCTACTCCACCTCACTGATACCCAATGCCACCTTGTCCAGCACTGCCCAGGTCATCACTCTTCACACCACTGGGCACACGCAGATGGACCGGCCAGTTGGGGCTCAGCCCCTAGCCCCACTCCGAGGAGAGATGGGTTCACAGTGCAGCGAACCAGACGCCCCCAGCGAGTCCAGCTGCTGCTCAGATGGGAGCTTCCAGAACTCTGCCACCTCCGCCGCAGACCAGTGGGTCTATGACACTGCAGAGAACGTCCTACCCAAGAGGCCCCTGACATCAAGCTGCTCCACTCCTATAAACCACCTGTACAACAGTCTGGAGCGGCCCTCAAACTGCACAGACTCGGGCTCGCTGTGCTCCATAGACAACGACGGCTACTACACCTCCATGCGCCTGGACTCCGGGCTCAAGTCCCGTAGCCAGGGCAACATCTCTGCCACCCGTCACAGCATGTATGAGTGCCAGCAGCAGCACTATGGCAGTCAGGACGAACGCGCCAGTCTCTACAGCAACAGGTCGCTCTCCCGCAGCATCTCCCTCCGCAAGGCCAAGAAGCCCCCGCTCCCGCCCGCCCGGACCGACTCGCTCCGCCGCAAGCCAAAGAAGACCGCCAGCAACGGGGCGGCGTTGAACGAGACGCTGATTGCCAGCCTGCAGCAGTCCCTGCAGCAGGGGGGCCTGAAGGACCGGGTGGccacctcttccccctctcagaGCCCCTGCAGCGATTATGAGGACCCCTGGGTGCTGCGGCCGAGAAGCCAGAGCAGTGCCAGCGCTGGGAGCAGCGGGGTGTCAGCCAACGTCTACTCACTGTGTCCAGTCACACCCCCGCAGAGCGACACCAGCAGTCTGCGGTCTGACTATGTGGAGTGGGGCTGTTATGCCGAACTGCCACGGTCACCACTTGCCCGGTCCGTCAGCGTCGGCGGAACCCCCCGAGGGAGCCTAGGGAACGGGCCTCAGGATCCCCTCCCCTTGCCTCTGCCACTGCCCCAGGACACTCCCAAGCCCAAGGCAGCCACAACGTCCTCCCCCGACCGGGTGCACCGGTTGACCTCGCCCTCCAGCGGCTATTCCAGCCAGTCCAACACGCCTACGGCCGGCACACCCGTGCCCTCCTTTGTGAGAGCACTTTCCCCAGCAGGGGCACGGCCCAAACCTAAGGTGCCTGAGAGGAAGTCCTCCCTGCTCTCCTCCATGTCCATTTCCTCCTCTTCTACATCCCTCTCCTCCAACACCTCCGATTCAGCCCGGacccctgtccctcccccttcccttccAGTCCTTCCACTGACCCCCAACTTCtcacccccagccctgcctcagCCTGTAACCCCTGAGACAGCGAAGAGCCCGCCCCTATATGGGTCATCCCCTGAATTCCCATCCCCTCCTCCAGAGGTGATGATGGACGCCGTCCGGCCAGTCAACAATGTGGTCattcctcctccaccccctccccttccttctAGTGCCCCTATTGTGCCCCCACCCCTGCCACTATCCCCTACAGCTCCACCGACAGTCACTCCCCTCGCCCTGAAGAGCCTGAAAGAGACCCTCAAATCCGTAACCTTATTGGATGTCAACCATTCGCCCAATGGGGTGAAGAAACCAGGCCTCGATCACCCTGGATCCACAGTGCCCCTGATCACTGCCCAAGCTCTGCAGATGGTCCAGCTGCGGTCTGTGAAGAAGCCGGAGAGACTTCAAAGTGCTGAAGCGACCACAAGTGCTCAGGAAACCAGGGATGGGAATGACTCCCCAAACGCCACACCAGAGGTGCCTAAAAAGCCAGAGCCCCCTACGGTACTGCTGCTGCCTTCCTgtgccacccccaccctaaaTGGGACACACAAGCCTCCCACGCCCGTCAAGTTCCTGAGGGACCTCCCCAAAAGCAGTATCCCAGAGACCACGCCTGGCGCTGCTGCCAGCACTGACCCCCCCAGGGATGCCACTCCTCTGGGACAGGCACCCCTGCCCTCAGAGCCTGCTGACGACCCCTTGCTCTCTGCCCACATTGATCCCGAAAGTTCTCCCGTGGTGAGCCCAAATGACACAGTACCCATTCCCGCACCCAAACAAAAGCCACCAGTCACCGCCAAGAAACCCAAGCTGTCCTTGTTGGCATCCCCTCCTCCGACTCCGCCCAAGTCGTCAGCAGAGACTCCACCTAAGGTCCTGCCCCAGACTCCGACTCCACCCAAGCCCACCCTGCTGGAGGAAGAGCAGCTCCATTCAGAGGTGGCCCTCAACTCTCAGAATGGGACACCCAGCCCCAGGACAGCCCAGCTGGAGGGCACAGAGGAGACGGATTCTAGAACGTCTACCCCTCCGACTCAGAGCAGGGAGTCCCTCCTCAGCGAGCTCTCGGCCAACATCCTGCAGGCCGCCCATGACCCCTCCATCACCCCGGTTGCTCAGGAGCTCCCACTCAACAGTGACGAGAGCACCTCAGAAGGAGACGGACATGGAAATGCAGATGGAGATGCAGATATAGATGGAGACAGAGATGTAGATGCGGATGCAGATGCAGATGGAGATGGCGCCAGCAGCACCACAGGCTCAGTCAGTTCTAAAGATGAGGAAAGCG GTGAGGTGTTCGACTCCAGCACAGCCAACTCGGCGCCGGCCGCCAGCACCAACGGAGACGCGCTGGAGGACATGGTGACGCCCACCCGCCCACGCACCACCGAAGACCTGTTTGCCGCCATTCACAG GTCCAAAAGGAAGGTTCTGGGCCGGAAAGAATCGGAGGAGGATCGGTCGCGAGGCCACTCCCCGTCGCCGCCGGTCACCCCCACGGGCCCGTCCCAGGCCCTGACGTCGTCTCTGCCCCGCCCGTCCGGCCCAATCCAGCGTAGCCTGCGCAAGTCGGCCACCAGCAGCGACAGCTTCAAAGCCCTCCTGCTGCGGAAAGGCAGCCGCACAGAAACCAGCTTCCGCATGTCCGCCGCCGAGATGCTCCGCAGCACCGACCCGCGGTTCCAGCGCACGCGCTCAGAGTCCTCGCTGGACCCCTGCCCCGACTCGCCCGGCCGCGGCTCCCGCAGGGCCCAGGAGGACTGGGCCCGCTGCGAGGGCGCCCTGCCCCGCCCGTCAGGGGCCTCCAGCCCCTCCTCGTCCTCTAAGTACGGCCGGGCCCGGGCCCCGCCCATGGCCGCCAGCAGCAAGTACAACGCCCGCAGCCGCATCCTCAGCAGCCCCATGACGGTGATCCGCGAGGGCGAGGGCGAGCTGGGGGAGGCGGCCGACTCACTGGACCTCCCCGCGGACCTCGCTGCCGCTCTGTGCGGGGAGAGCAGCTAG